Proteins found in one Verrucomicrobiia bacterium genomic segment:
- a CDS encoding DUF1501 domain-containing protein — protein sequence MHCGRYMAGAMTRRTMLARCANGFGAVALTALLGDKAFGVVSSPDAGKAGGGVLAPHFKARAKNVIFLYMDGGPSQVDTFDPKPRLQAESGQPFKMKMEPTQFNDNGNTLGSLWEFKQHGRSGLPVSALFPHVARHMDDICVIRSMTSEFSEHTNANYFLHTGLGLAGRPSMGAWVNYGLGTENQNLPGFVVLNGGLIPPGGLDNFANGFLPATYQGSIFRAADKPVANILPTEATPKLQENKLALLKQLDGGVVERMGKLDPIESAIANYELAFRMQSAVPELMELQRESETLKKLYGFDHPFEQTRIFARQCLTARRLIERGVRFIELTCPKVAGDRWDQHGNLKDGHENNSRAVDQPIGALLHDLKSRGLLEETLVIWAGEFGRTPFAQGTNGRDHNPFGFTVWMAGGGVKGGMSYGATDEYGYKAVENKLEMYDLHATMLHLLGLDHTRVTYRFGGRDMRLTDVHGHVVKEILA from the coding sequence TGCTGGGGGACAAGGCCTTCGGGGTGGTGTCGTCACCGGATGCGGGCAAGGCGGGTGGTGGGGTGTTGGCGCCGCATTTCAAGGCGCGGGCGAAGAATGTGATTTTTCTCTACATGGATGGCGGGCCATCGCAGGTGGATACGTTTGATCCGAAGCCGCGGTTGCAGGCGGAGAGCGGGCAGCCATTCAAGATGAAGATGGAGCCCACGCAGTTCAACGACAACGGGAACACGCTGGGGAGTCTGTGGGAATTCAAACAGCACGGGCGCAGCGGGTTGCCGGTGAGTGCGCTGTTTCCGCATGTGGCGCGGCACATGGATGATATCTGTGTGATCCGATCGATGACGTCGGAGTTTTCCGAGCATACGAATGCGAATTATTTTTTGCACACGGGGTTGGGACTCGCGGGACGGCCGAGCATGGGGGCGTGGGTGAATTATGGTCTCGGGACAGAGAATCAGAATCTGCCGGGGTTTGTGGTGTTGAATGGCGGGCTGATTCCGCCGGGTGGGTTGGATAATTTTGCGAACGGCTTTTTACCGGCGACGTATCAGGGCTCGATCTTTCGCGCGGCGGACAAGCCGGTGGCGAATATTCTGCCGACGGAAGCCACGCCGAAATTGCAGGAGAACAAGCTGGCGTTGCTGAAGCAACTGGACGGCGGCGTGGTGGAGCGGATGGGGAAGCTGGACCCCATCGAGTCCGCGATCGCGAATTACGAACTGGCGTTTCGGATGCAATCAGCAGTGCCGGAGTTGATGGAGTTGCAGCGCGAGAGTGAGACGCTGAAAAAACTTTATGGGTTTGATCATCCATTTGAGCAGACGCGGATCTTTGCGCGGCAATGTTTGACGGCGCGGCGATTGATCGAGCGCGGGGTGCGGTTCATCGAGCTGACGTGTCCGAAGGTGGCGGGAGATCGGTGGGATCAGCACGGGAACTTGAAGGATGGGCATGAGAATAATTCGCGCGCGGTGGATCAGCCGATCGGCGCGCTCTTACATGATTTGAAATCACGCGGGTTGCTGGAGGAGACGCTGGTGATTTGGGCGGGTGAGTTTGGGCGGACGCCGTTCGCGCAGGGGACGAATGGGCGGGATCATAATCCGTTTGGGTTCACGGTGTGGATGGCGGGCGGTGGAGTGAAGGGCGGGATGAGCTACGGTGCGACGGATGAATACGGCTACAAAGCGGTGGAGAATAAACTGGAGATGTATGATCTGCACGCGACGATGCTGCATCTGCTGGGGCTGGATCATACGCGAGTGACGTATCGGTTCGGGGGCAGGGATATGCGGCTGACGGATGTGCATGGGCATGTGGTGAAGGAGATACTGGCGTAA